In the Pedobacter cryoconitis genome, CCAGCAGAAATTTAAATACCTGATGGTGGATGAGTACCAGGATACTAACTTTTCACAATATACAATTGTAAAAAAACTGGCAGCAGCTTATCAGAATATCTGTGTGGTAGGTGATGATGCGCAAAGTATTTACGGTTTCCGTGGGGCAAACATCCAGAATATCCTGAATTTTGAGAAGGATTATCCTGACTTAAAAGTCTATAAATTAGAACAGAACTACCGCTCTACCCAAAATATCGTTGACGTTGCCAATAGCATCATTGCAAACAACAAAAATCAGCTGGAGAAAAACGTATTTTCTGAAAATGAAGCTGGTGACAGAATTAAAGTATCAAGAGCGTTTACTGACAATGAGGAAGGTAAAATAGTTGCAGAAGCTATTGTTCAGGACAGAACTTCAAAAGGATTAAATTATAGTGATTTTGCTATTCTTTACCGAACCAATGCCCAGTCAAGAGCAATGGAGGAAGGTTTAAGAAAACTCAATATACCTTATAAGATCTTTGGAGGGTTATCTTTCTATCAGCGTAAAGAGATTAAAGATTTAATTGCTTACTTCCGTCTTACTTTCAATCCAAGTGATGAAGAAGCAATCAAAAGGGTTATCAATTATCCAAAAAGAGGATTAGGTGATACTACGGTTGATAAAATTATAGTCGCTGCTGACCAGCATAACATCACGATGTGGCAGGTAGTCTGTGAACCGCAAACCTATATTGCAGGCCGGATTGCTAACCAGTTGAATGATTTCTCTGTATTGATCCAGAGTTTCCAGGCAGAAGCCAAAAAGCTGGATGCCTATGAAACTGCTTTATATATCGCACAGCATTCTGGTATCCTGAAAGAACTGCATACCGATGACAGTGTAGAAGGCCGCAGCAGGTATGAAAACATACAGGAATTATTGAATGGTATTAAAGAATTTGCCGAGCGTGAAGATATTGAAGACAGAAGCCTTGCTATTTTCATGCAGGATATTGCACTGTTAACGAACGATGACCGTCAGGACGATAAAGAGAAAGATACCGTTTCAATGATGACGATCCACTCTGCAAAAGGACTGGAATTCAAGAATGTTTTTGTAGTAGGATTGGAAGAGAACCTGTTTCCTTCGCAAATGTCATTGAATTCAAGAACTGATCTGGAAGAAGAGCGCCGTTTATTTTATGTCGCCATTACCCGTGCAGAAAAAAAGCTGACCCTAACTTATGCAACTTCCCGGTACCGATGGGGAACACTGACCAATTGTGAACCGAGTCGTTTTATCAGTGAAATCAGTGCAAAATTTCTCGAACTGGAAGTGGTTAAAGCCCCTAAAACAAGTCTGTCATCTGATAGCTTTGACGGGGAACGCAGGTCATGGACACAGCAGAGAGATTCCTTCAGCAAGCCCAAACCAGCATCCTCAGGTTCAGCTACCCAGACTGCTCCTATAAGACCAAAAACCAGTACGATGCTGCCTACTGCGCACATCCCTACCCCAGGTTTTGCACCTGATGCAGCAAGTGCATTTCAGAATGGTATGGAAGTTGAGCATGAGAAGTTTGGATTTGGTAAAATTATCAATCTGGAAGGTACTTTACCAGACGTAAAAGCAACCGTATTTTTCCAGGGATTAGGAAACAAGCAATTGTTATTAAAATTTGCTAAATTGCGGATTGTAAAATAAACTTTATCTTTAAAGAGCTTATTACAATAAACAGGGCCAGAGCTCTGATAATCCTCCTTCAGCGAATACCACAAGAAATAAATAGAATGAATTTCGATTACAATACCACAAGAAACGAGTTAATTCTTGCAGAATACGGACGTAATGTACAAAACATGGTGAAGTACATTTGTGAATTGCCGGATCTGGAAGAGCGCAATAAATATGCTCAGGCAGTGATAGATCTGATGGGTTTCTTAAACCCTCATCTAAGGGATGTTGCCGATTTCAAGCATAAATTATGGGATCATTTACACATTATCTCCGGTTATAAAATAGACGTAGATAGTCCCTATCCAAAACCAACTCCAGAAATGGCATTGGTTAAACCTGCACATATCGGTTACCCGCAACAAAGGATCAAATACAAGCATTACGGTAAAACTGTTGAGGTGATGATCGAAAGAGCTATCGCAGTAGAAGAACCTGAACGCAGAGCAGCCCTGGTACAAGGCATCGCTAACTTTATGAAAATGGCTTATGTAACCTGGAATAAAGACAGTGTTGCTGATGAGACTATTCTAAAGAACCTGAGCGAATTGTCAGGTGGTCTGTTGCAACTGGAAGAAAACATTAACCTGAACAAGGTTGAATTCAGGCCTCCGGTAAACAGAACCTCTACAAATACCAACCGCGGACGCAACAATAACAACAACAATAATAAGGGAAGGCAAAACAACAATAACAACAACAATAACCGCCCGCGCAGTAGCAATCCCAATCCAAAACAAAGACATTAAACGAGCAGATTTAAATAATATACGTTAATAGCACATGAACGCATTTGAAATTATAGGTGGGAAGAAGTTAAAAGGCGAAATCCATCCGCAGGGGGCTAAAAATGAAGCGCTGCAGATTATATCTGCCGTTTTACTAACAGAAGAGAAAATCACTGTAAGTAATATCCCTGACATCAAAGATGTAAATAAACTGATTGAACTTCTGGGTGACCTGGGCGTTGAAGTAAACCGTTTATCAAAAGACACTTACACATTTGAAGCCAAAAACATCAATCTTGAATTCTTTAAATCAGCTACTTTTAAAGCTAAAGGTGGAAGTTTAAGAGGTTCAATCATGATTGTAGGTCCACTTCTTGCACGTTTCGGACAAGCCGCCATCCCTAAACCGGGTGGTGATAAAATTGGACGAAGAAGATTGGACACTCATTTTCTTGGCTTTGAGAAACTAGGAGCTAAATTTGTATATGACGCTAAAGAATCTTTCTTTAATGTAGATGCAACTAACCTTAAAGGTGCTTATATCCTGTTGGATGAAGCTTCTGTTACTGGTACAGCAAATATTGTCATGGCTGCAGTCCTGGCAAAAGGGATTACAACGATTTATAACGCTGCCTGTGAGCCTTATTTACAGCAGTTATGTAAAATGCTTAACCGCATGGGTGCCAAAATAACCGGAATTGGTTCTAATCTGCTGACTATCGAAGGGGTGACCAAATTAGGTGGTACTGAACACAGAATGTTACCTGATATGATTGAAATTGGTTCTTTCATCGGCCTTGCCGCCATGACAGAATCAGAAATCACGATCAAAAACGTATGCTATGATGAATTGGGGGTTATACCTGATGTATTCAGAAAGTTAGGGATCAACTTTGAACGCAGAGGTGATGATATTTACATCCCTTCTCAAAAACACTATATCATTGATACTTTCATTGATGGATCTATCCTGACTATTGCAGATTCACCATGGCCAGGCTTCACTCCTGACCTGTTGAGTATTGTATTAGTAATTGCAACTCAGGCAAAAGGTTCGATCCTGATTCACCAGAAAATGTTCGAAAGCCGTTTATTCTTCGTGGATAAACTGATTGAAATGGGTGCACAGATTATTTTATGTGATCCACACAGAGCTACTGTAAACGGAATCAACAAACAATATAAACTAAGAGGTATCAGCATGACTTCTCCTGACATCAGAGCTGGAGTTTCATTGCTAATTGCAGCATTATCTGCTGAAGGTACTTCAACGATCTATAATATCGAACAAATTGAACGTGGTTACCAGGATATTGACACACGTTTACGTGCATTAGGTGCGCAGATTAAACGTGTTGATGCAAATTCTCCATCACACTAATTTAATTCAAAAATCAGCAAAAAATCTCTGTCTGGACAATCAGGCAGGGATTTTTTTATTACCTTTTGTAACTTCATTAACACCTCGTTGTCTTAATATAAAAGATAAGACCAGATGCGTTTCAATTCTACACCTCAGACTACTACACTCCTTATTTTCCTGTTTGCCCTGATCAGTCTTGTACTTCATTTAATTGGCTTAAATAACTACGGTATTGGCCGGGATGAATTTTTACATATCGCTCTTGGTAATCATCCCGCGCCTGGCTATATGGAAGTCCCTCCCTTTATAGCGTGGATAGCGAAATTTTCCATCACTTTTTTTGGTGACAGTGCTTTTGCGATCAGAATAATCCCCGCTACTTTTGCTGCATTAACTATTCTGACTGCAGGTTTCATCGTTAAAGAAATTGGTGGCAGAAACTTTGCCATCACCATCAACGGTGTGGCATTATGTTTATCACCTGCATTTCTGGCTTCAGGGTATCTTTTACAACCTGTAGTATTTGATCAGTTCTGGTGGGTGCTCACCTACTTTTTGCTGATCAAATATACCTATACCCGGCAAAGCAAATACTTACTCTTCCTTGGCCCTGTTATCGGCCTTGGTTTATTAACAAAATATGCAATCCTGTTTGTGATTATTGCAATGATTGCGGGCCTTTTACTTACTACACAACGAAAATTACTAGTTAAAAAGCAGCTTTATATGGCTGTATTAATTGCATTCCTGATTTTCTTGCCGAATA is a window encoding:
- a CDS encoding ATP-dependent helicase; the encoded protein is MDYLAGLNPQQRAAVENTKGPAMIVAGAGSGKTRVITYRVAHLIEKGVDAFNILVLTFTNKASKDMRERISKVVGTEAKNLWMGTFHSVFAKILRVEAEKIGYPSNFTIYDTDDSKSLIRSILREMQLDDKLYNANFVYNRISSAKNNLVSHVEYMKNAEIQAEDISNKRPLIGSIYETYTKRCFKAGAMDFDDLLFKTNVLLKDHPDVLNKYQQKFKYLMVDEYQDTNFSQYTIVKKLAAAYQNICVVGDDAQSIYGFRGANIQNILNFEKDYPDLKVYKLEQNYRSTQNIVDVANSIIANNKNQLEKNVFSENEAGDRIKVSRAFTDNEEGKIVAEAIVQDRTSKGLNYSDFAILYRTNAQSRAMEEGLRKLNIPYKIFGGLSFYQRKEIKDLIAYFRLTFNPSDEEAIKRVINYPKRGLGDTTVDKIIVAADQHNITMWQVVCEPQTYIAGRIANQLNDFSVLIQSFQAEAKKLDAYETALYIAQHSGILKELHTDDSVEGRSRYENIQELLNGIKEFAEREDIEDRSLAIFMQDIALLTNDDRQDDKEKDTVSMMTIHSAKGLEFKNVFVVGLEENLFPSQMSLNSRTDLEEERRLFYVAITRAEKKLTLTYATSRYRWGTLTNCEPSRFISEISAKFLELEVVKAPKTSLSSDSFDGERRSWTQQRDSFSKPKPASSGSATQTAPIRPKTSTMLPTAHIPTPGFAPDAASAFQNGMEVEHEKFGFGKIINLEGTLPDVKATVFFQGLGNKQLLLKFAKLRIVK
- a CDS encoding DUF4290 domain-containing protein, encoding MNFDYNTTRNELILAEYGRNVQNMVKYICELPDLEERNKYAQAVIDLMGFLNPHLRDVADFKHKLWDHLHIISGYKIDVDSPYPKPTPEMALVKPAHIGYPQQRIKYKHYGKTVEVMIERAIAVEEPERRAALVQGIANFMKMAYVTWNKDSVADETILKNLSELSGGLLQLEENINLNKVEFRPPVNRTSTNTNRGRNNNNNNNKGRQNNNNNNNNRPRSSNPNPKQRH
- the murA gene encoding UDP-N-acetylglucosamine 1-carboxyvinyltransferase, translating into MNAFEIIGGKKLKGEIHPQGAKNEALQIISAVLLTEEKITVSNIPDIKDVNKLIELLGDLGVEVNRLSKDTYTFEAKNINLEFFKSATFKAKGGSLRGSIMIVGPLLARFGQAAIPKPGGDKIGRRRLDTHFLGFEKLGAKFVYDAKESFFNVDATNLKGAYILLDEASVTGTANIVMAAVLAKGITTIYNAACEPYLQQLCKMLNRMGAKITGIGSNLLTIEGVTKLGGTEHRMLPDMIEIGSFIGLAAMTESEITIKNVCYDELGVIPDVFRKLGINFERRGDDIYIPSQKHYIIDTFIDGSILTIADSPWPGFTPDLLSIVLVIATQAKGSILIHQKMFESRLFFVDKLIEMGAQIILCDPHRATVNGINKQYKLRGISMTSPDIRAGVSLLIAALSAEGTSTIYNIEQIERGYQDIDTRLRALGAQIKRVDANSPSH